The following coding sequences are from one Bacteroidota bacterium window:
- a CDS encoding site-specific DNA-methyltransferase: MKDISIGKKAFYKTGLGAAYLGDSLKLMKKIPDSSVDLILTSPPFALTRQKEYGNKQEEEYVDWFLQFSKEFYRILSDEGSLVIDLGGAYIPGFPVRSIYQYELLVRLCREQNFFLAQEFYHYNPSRLPTPAEWVTVRRIRVKDSVNVVWWLSKSQFPKATNRNVLKPYSASMKSLIKNGYKAKLRPSGHDISDKFGKDNGGAIPPNLLELANTNSNGQYQKKCRENGIKPHPARFPVGFSDFFIKFLTDENDIVLDPFAGSNTTGVSAENLNRRWISMELNEQYLEGSIYHFDSFSDLLPKNKKTNGIETSKV; the protein is encoded by the coding sequence ATGAAAGATATAAGTATAGGAAAGAAAGCATTTTATAAAACGGGATTAGGGGCTGCATATTTAGGAGACAGTTTAAAACTCATGAAGAAAATACCCGATTCTTCAGTTGATTTAATTTTAACATCACCTCCTTTTGCATTGACAAGACAGAAAGAATATGGAAACAAACAAGAAGAAGAATACGTTGACTGGTTTCTTCAATTTTCAAAAGAATTTTATAGAATTCTTTCTGATGAAGGGTCGTTGGTGATTGATTTAGGAGGTGCTTATATTCCTGGATTCCCAGTTAGAAGTATCTATCAATATGAACTCTTAGTAAGACTTTGTAGAGAGCAGAACTTCTTCTTGGCACAAGAATTTTATCACTATAATCCTTCAAGATTACCCACCCCTGCTGAATGGGTGACTGTAAGAAGAATTAGAGTTAAAGATTCTGTTAATGTAGTATGGTGGCTTTCAAAATCTCAATTTCCAAAAGCAACCAACAGAAATGTTCTTAAACCCTATAGTGCCAGTATGAAGTCTTTAATTAAGAATGGGTATAAAGCAAAGCTAAGACCAAGCGGACATGATATATCTGATAAGTTTGGAAAAGATAATGGAGGAGCAATACCACCAAATCTACTTGAATTAGCAAACACAAACTCAAATGGTCAATATCAAAAAAAATGTAGAGAGAATGGAATTAAACCACACCCAGCAAGGTTCCCTGTTGGATTTTCGGATTTCTTTATAAAATTTCTAACAGATGAAAATGATATTGTTTTAGACCCTTTTGCTGGCTCAAATACTACTGGGGTTTCTGCTGAAAATTTAAATCGCAGATGGATTTCAATGGAATTAAATGAGCAATATTTGGAGGGCAGCATATATCATTTTGATTCATTTTCAGATTTATTACCAAAAAATAAAAAAACAAATGGCATCGAGACATCGAAAGTATGA
- a CDS encoding HNH endonuclease, translating to MASRHRKYDLLELIIQGIRDDGWNILYLSDPKYHPFRLKIYKGEESHNVRIYIWNLTHGGGAMRPADEYRIQITGVEQFDLEPNGKTLILGWWREGEVFAGFDFNKHNGVLGFSPSIQIREEALRKAHIKGMAAWEKDNQEIAISFRPDFITEYIRNLESLHSFGESEQDLEVLEVLTDNPEEVNDAEIAEVTEERQTTVVSVKKKIRDNSFKSRVLTSYSNHCAFCGIQLKLIDAAHIVPVQHDGTDETSNGISLCAIHHRAFDRNLVTFNSDYQILTSEKNFDKLKEIGLDGGAEKFINDLRAVILLPPTISDRPHVDFVNLANEIRGW from the coding sequence ATGGCATCGAGACATCGAAAGTATGACTTACTTGAACTAATAATTCAGGGAATTAGAGACGATGGTTGGAATATTTTATATCTATCTGACCCTAAATATCACCCTTTTAGATTGAAAATTTATAAAGGAGAAGAGTCTCATAATGTAAGAATTTACATATGGAACCTAACTCATGGAGGTGGTGCGATGAGACCAGCAGATGAGTATCGTATTCAAATAACAGGTGTCGAACAATTCGACTTAGAACCAAATGGCAAAACATTGATTTTAGGATGGTGGCGCGAAGGAGAAGTATTTGCTGGTTTCGACTTTAATAAGCACAATGGTGTTTTAGGGTTTTCTCCATCTATCCAAATTCGTGAAGAAGCTTTGCGTAAAGCCCACATTAAAGGTATGGCTGCATGGGAGAAAGACAATCAAGAGATAGCGATTTCTTTTAGACCTGACTTTATTACTGAATATATTAGAAATCTGGAATCATTACACTCTTTTGGAGAATCCGAACAAGATTTAGAAGTTTTAGAAGTGCTTACAGATAATCCTGAAGAAGTAAATGATGCTGAAATAGCTGAGGTTACCGAGGAAAGACAAACAACTGTTGTAAGTGTAAAAAAGAAAATCCGAGACAATAGTTTTAAATCAAGGGTATTAACATCATATTCAAATCATTGTGCTTTTTGTGGCATACAATTGAAGTTAATTGATGCGGCTCACATAGTTCCTGTTCAACATGATGGGACTGATGAAACTTCAAATGGAATTTCACTTTGTGCAATACATCATCGAGCTTTTGATAGAAATTTGGTTACGTTCAATTCTGATTATCAAATTTTGACAAGCGAAAAAAACTTTGACAAATTAAAAGAAATTGGTTTAGATGGTGGTGCTGAAAAATTTATCAATGATTTAAGAGCAGTAATTTTATTGCCACCAACTATTAGCGATAGACCGCATGTTGATTTTGTCAATTTAGCAAATGAAATTCGAGGATGGTAA